AGTCTAGCAATGCCATCTGCATAACAACAAGCCAGAATCCCATTGCAATCGCATGATGAAACGAGCTTTTCTGTTTTGATCAAATCACTAAATAGTGTTTCACTAGTGAACATATCGCCAATTATTCATACACACCATATTGGTTGGTGTATAGTGCCCATGTTATAAGGCATGACTATACACATATATGATTCAACGctatatattaaaaaaatctacGAAAATACTTCCATTTGACATACACAGTTAAGTGTAACCCGCAAATATACTAACCAGTTACACAATTGAACATTAGGTGCTACAAATGCAAACATGTACTATTTCAGTAAGTATAACCGAACTCAGTTAATGCATAGACAAAAAGTCTACTAATCAACTTTCCCAGACCTAGTTTTATCTGTCTTGTAAATCCAGCGCTGGTACAGGtagattataaatataatatcatccCTAAAGCACGAAAGGCGATGCATCCAAGGCATGTCAATTAAAAACGATGCAACGTCATCCACAAATGTGTTAAGCgatctaaataattatagttTTACTTGTAAATTAGGGCCCTCCAAGGTAAATGATCCACTGATTTCAgcttataatttatgtataactGGGGAGTTAGCATGATAAATCCTGCATAACAATAGGGTTACCAAATGTGTAAACTGACCCCGCAGCCACTTGAATGAAGTAAGAATACCATGATTTGTGTGTATTATAAAGTAGCGAATATATTGCATACCCCGCAACACAGGGTGCTAACGCCATTGACATGTACTTAATTGCAATACGATCATACTCCTCAGTCTTAGATTCCTTATAACTGAGGGCACTGGTGACTTTGATATAAGGGTATTGCTCCAGGTATGTAATTTTGAGAGATTTTGTCACTTTCCAAAAGCTGGCCGCTGAGTAACTATTTTTTCTTACCTATCCCCAAGAAGATTTCAAATAAAACCAGCCTAGATGTCTCCTCAGAGTCCAATACATACAGACCAATAATTATCTCACATGCAAAATTGAACCACAGAGACATAGCGGATAATCCCTCCATCGACTCGTTGTTGTACCAAAATTGCATATCTAAATCACTGTAATTGAGTTACCATTTTTGAGGGCAAAAAATGAGAATATAGTGTGGGTAAATATGAAAAGAATTGAAAACACCAACATGTAGAAATTTGTAGTGAGTAAAATTTTCTTTAGCATTTCAGTCTCCTTGACTCCAACTGTGCCATTTTGAGCGCTCATATGCTGAACAGCTCCGAATTGATCAATTGCAATTCCATAAAATGTGGTACAATGGGCAAAATTGATTGTCAACTGGAATCCCAAACCCATCTTTTCACCATCAACCGGAATATAATTGTCGGCAAGATTCCAAAATCGTGAAAGGGATAACCTTGGATCGTACACTCCCTGTTCCAAATCCACCGAATAGCCTAAATAAGCATGGACGATTACCCTGTAATGCGTAATTGAATGTGCTGGGtctatatatatttgtttcatAAACCAAGTTTATATCGACACGGGGAACCCAGTATTTTATGGGCTCAGGCTTTAAACTATCTCCAACAGAATCATTTGCATCCAACAAGAGTTTTTTTTGTGGCTCTTCCACTTTCAGATGTTTGACAAAATCACCAGATACtgaattattgaattacaacggataataattgtattaaaGTTGTCTACCTGTCAAAGGAATGGACTTTGCAATATATCTCCCCTCTTTACCCTCAACAAATATGCTTTTTGCGGGGTTATTGTGTTTCTGCATATAAGAAAAATGAGGGATCATGACCACGACAAAGAAGGGGTTAAAATCAAGTTCTCTGGTGTATTCTGCCGGCACAAATAACGTTTCAATTTTCTCATATGACTGGCCGTACTTGTGcgaatatatttgattctCCAACGAATACACTAGAGTGCCATGAGTATCTAGAATGTTAATATCCTTAGTATCAAAGGGAGAAATATATCCATACAGGTCCTGAATGAGTCATTAAACATACAAAAGCAGTTCTAggtttgaaaaaattggttaaattcGCTATTTTTGATTCCGACTGAGATTCCATGTATACAGTGCGATTCAAGATGAACTTCATAGTGAGTTGGAACATGACGATTTGCACAAACACATTCGACATCCATCCTACGTCACTCCATTGCTTACGTGAAGGATGCCAATATGGACGGGTGTCCTCGCTTGTCATATCAGTCATATTGTGTTGGGCTTAATCTGTGGGTATCCCTTGTATAAGGGGTCACAGATAAGTGGATAAGCAGTATAGTGGCTGCTATGGataacaataaaattgaggCAGAAAATTGTAGCAAGCTAGCGTATGATGCTCTTCGCAGCAAAAGTTTTAACAAGGCACTTAAATTGGCTCAACGGGCAGTCAGTTTGTGTCCCTGTGAGGAATACAGTAAGCTAGTCACTCAGATAAAGTGTAAACAAGTTGAAagtaattaatgatttacaCAGATGAGTCGCATAGTAAATTGATAAAGGACATTCTAAGTACAGAGGATTATTACGAGATTCTAAATGTAACAAAATCTTCCTCTGAAGAAGAGATTAAAAAGGCTTACAAAAAGGTAAAATACCCAATTTATGCAGCTTGCCCTAGTACTACACCCGGATAAGAATTCATTGCCAGGTGCAGAGGAAGCATTTAAGAAGATATCAATCGCTTGTCAGTGCTTAACTGATGCTGACAAGCGAAGGATATACGATCAGACAGGGAGTCGAAATCCGCGAGGGTTCGACCCAACGATTGTCACACCTGAACAATTATTTGAGGCCTTCTTTGGTATTGATATCAATCGGGCGCACGTCAGGACATCGCATATGCACTCAAATCGTCACACACCCAGCaacaatatatcacaaattgCACCTATATTGTTAATCTCTTCAATTATTATCTTTTCCAACCTCCTCTCTCAGCCATCGGTAATTATAACGATCATGTAAGAAACCCTATAGCACCGAACCCACCAGCAAGTACTACAATGCAATCAAAACCCAAGTTAGTGGCGTATATTACTATGTCGATCCACACTCCTTTGATATGGATTATCCGCCTAATTCACCGCAACGTATCAAGGTAAGATAGCACCAATGTAGTTGGAATATGAGGTGGACTTTGGGTACCTGGAGAACAAGTGTTACGTGCAGAACCAACAGAGGCAAAGGGCACTGGCTAAATATGCATTCTCTAATCCTCCAAAACATTTATTAGAGTTGCCAGAAAGTTGCCAATCACTAAGGTCTCTTAAGGTAATTGTTGATTGATTTAGGATAAATACAAGAAGCTGCAAATGAAAAGTTTCCAACAAGTATAGCCTTTGCAAGACAATTAGTGgttatatttgtatcaatgaattaaattcattaaaataaattaattatcgtACAATTCACATGGCAAGAGTATACTAGTCAAATCCCAACTCCGCCTGTGCTAAGGTTACTACACCTTCAATGTTCAACTTCTTAAGCTTATCTTTGACTTTTGGATGCATAAGATTTGTGTCAGCAAAGACCCAATACTTGACTAGATCCTCTTTGCAGGGGTACTTTGATTCACACATGTAACATGCAGCCCTAGGTAATTATCATGCATACTTGTATTTGCGATTTGGCGGATTGTATTTGAATTTGGGGCCCAAATTGATAGTGACAGATGATCCCATGTATGTTGATACGGCAGGATGATACTCGGCGCAGTATATAGGCTTGATGGTGTTGTTGAGCCATTTGCCATTCACTGAAAAGGATGCAAATGagtttttatttattataagaGGGGGGAGTGTACATTCCTTCGTTACATTACAAAGCAACCCTAAATCATGAGCGTTTTACCGCATTTAGTGAAGGGCCAAAGGTCAGGATTTCCTCGTGGATCTtccaaattgaatattgGCTGACAAAGATTAATTGCACAACCAATAACATCGCCAACTTGTAGTGTATGTGCATTTTCCCCTCCCGGGTGTGTTTTTTTGGCATAAATCAAATCTCCATTGAtctataaatatcaaaagAATAGCTCACTTGTGATATGCAGTAACTAAACGGACTGTACCCTAAAGGACTATCCAATTTCATTAGACGCGTCCCCCAACCCACGCGTACTGATGGAAATATAGAATCTTTAAGCGATGGAAGTGCCTAATTCATTAAAACTATACTTTTAATAAGCTTGAAATAGTGCTACAAGTATCATCCCACCCATATAGAGAGAATTGCATCCAGTTTGGGCTTGGTTCTGCTATGGTACATTCATAGTACCATTGGCCGTGGTAAGCACAACCCCTGGCAAGTGCAGTGTTCCACTGTTTACTACCAATTATTCTTAGTCTGTCATCAGAAAATTTAACGCCTGGATCACTTGCGGCATATCTATGTTATGAACTGTAGGACCTGTAGTCGAAACAGTTATGTTCGGGTTCTTGCCTGAGAAAGATGCTCATTCTGCGAGCCTCCTTCAGTAAATCTATGGACACACCACCAGAAACCCATTGGTACCCTAGGTCACATAGTAATTacttttattttttttatcaGACATGTAATCTCTCTACCCCATATTCAACGTATCCAGTATCATTTTTGTGTATGCGAACAATATGATTTGTCTTTtgcattaaaaaattatttgggTTATTAGTTATGTTTGTGTATATCTGttgtttatttgtatttaaaatgcCAAGCTCTGCAAATCGGTTACAATTACGCGACTCAGCAACTATAGCTATAGACAAACACATGTAGTGTTATCATTACGCCTATATGTACTAAATTGCATGTGTTATCTTTTCGGAAATTAAGTCACCAAggtttaattattatctaACATACATTTTGTTtgttttacaaaaattacgGTGTGAGTCACTTGTTGTTGTAGTAGAATGATACCTGGATTACATTTGTATGGCATACTAAACTGACGATTGTGAGGCTTACTACCATCCCCGCTACTGAACACCTATATCAAAGTCGTGGTTACCAAAAAGTTGTGACGCTAACGAAAACGGTCCACCAAAGCAACGGGCTCTGGCTCTGACATGTCGCTGTTAAGTTCAGCTGCACCGAACCAAATACCATCCAAATAAATCCTAGCAAAGTGGCAATCAGCTCAAACAATATCtacataacaatatttCTACAGCGTATGTGGatccaataaaatttttgatcatATGAGATGCCACTAGGGTTGGGAAACTCTAAGTCACTAGTCCGTTACCAGGAACAAAGAGCCTAGCAGCCAGGCCTTCAGATTTACATCGCAGTTATTAGATACTAGATACACtccaattatatataaatcaacAAAAAGAAATAGCACTAGACTAGGCACAACCTATAAATTAATCTAGACATACAACTTCTACATGAAAGAACGAGTACCTTTTAGTTTGAGCTGTTTATCCTTATTTTCATTCATGAACTACGATTTATGTACAACTAATTAAATGGTTACATggttaataataaaataggTAAAGGGATGGAatctaatatatatacccCCATAGCAACTGTTGTCCTTAGCCGTATTAATGTGCTAGCACCTAGTTTAATCGTGTGTGCACGATTATCGGTTACATATTTGCAAGgttttttgaaaaattttaaacaattaatcacaTTCAAAATGAGCAATTGTGTTGTATGTAGTTTACAGATTTTGTTGACCCTTCGGTGGAAAATTGAATCATGCCACTTAACCACCTCGCTCAGCGAGAAATGCAATCACAGCCTACAAATCGCATTCATCCGCCTgaaatatctaaattggTGGGTATGAATCAATAgtttatattgatttacttaatatattttgacaGTGTTGATGTAAGATGGCCCAAGGTTGCTATAACCTGTCCATACCGCACGACATGATGTCTGGTACTAACAACTGCATGGATAGCACTGCTGGATGCACTGATCGCTGTGCTGCAGGTTGTGCGAGTTCTGGAGGTTTTTTAAGGTCAATATTTCAGAAATTCCAAGCACGTTCGTGCTTGGCCATGTTCTCCCCCTTCACCACTTTCAAAACGCATGATGGGTCCAACATGCAATTTTTCGGCAGACTTAGCATCAACAACTTTGAGTTAGGTCCCACAATAGGTAAGGGATCATACGCCACCGTTTGTGTTGCAAGGCTTAGTAATGAGAAGAAAAAATCATCACCAATTGCACTAAAGATTTTGCATAAGTCTAAGATGATAAAGGAACACCAAATGGACCATGTGAAAAACGAACGCGATATACTCGCTTCAACGAGCCATCCATTTGTTGTCCAATACATTACATCATTCCAAGACAGtgttaatttgtatatcgTAATGGAGTATATTTCAGGGGGGGAGATGTTCAGTTACTTGCGTAAATTTGGAACATTAGGCGTTAGGACCACGAAGTTTTATATCGCAGAAGTCACACTTGCCATGGATTATTTGCATAACAAGTGCATTATCTATAGGGATTTGAAGCCCGAAAATATATTGGTTGATAAGTTTGGTCATGTCAAACTTGCGGATTTTGGGTTTGCAAAAAGAATCTACGGTCAGACATACACTCTTTGTGGCACAAGTGAATATCTAGCCCCTGAGGTATTTTTGCGCGCTGGACACAGTTTTGAGACTGATTGGTGGTCTATGGGCATTATGTTATATGAATTTTTGGTGGGTACGCCCCCTTTCACTTCCAAAAGTTCTCTAGATACATACAATTTGGCACTGGCTAACAATATAAAGTTCACACCGTCTGTTCCAATACAAGCCAAAAGTCTCATACGTGGGTTACTAAAGGTAGATCCTAGATATAGGTTTGGCGGAAAGAGGCTGACAAgtaaatacatttacaaCCATGCATTTTTCAGGGGTATAGACTGGGAAAGACTAGTTCAAAAGCGAATTAACCCTCCCATTGTACCAAAGATTAGGTCTGAGTTTGACACTGCgaattttgacaaatatcCAGAGACTTGGTTATCACACAAGGCAGCTATTTCTAGAAGGGAACAATCTCGTTATTTTAGGGATTTTTGAAACATCAGTAGATGctaatttttactaaaaattttaaaatttccacCTGATTGGTTATGTATAGCATCACTTTTTGCGATGCTTAAGTGGTGATTCCGCTGCGGTAGATTCGGCTTTCCTGCATAATTAGTGGTGGTACCTCTTGGCCTGAGAACACAATTCATGTTTTGACATAATTTGAGCCTCACTAAACTCATCAAATGGCTTTAATTTGATACCCAACGCAAATTCCACTCTTTGGAATGCTTCGACATCATATCTAAGTGACCAGTTGAGCATTACTGCGTAACTAGTGTAATTGCTTGACCACTACGTCCCGCCCTAGCGGTCCTTCCCACTCGATGAATGTAATCCTTTCCCGATTGTGGGACGTCAAAATTAACAACCAGATCTACAGATGGTATATCTAAGCCCCTACTCCCAACTTCGGTAGTCACCAGTATGTTTGACGAACCTAAGTCACACTGTAGACACCTGCTTTGAAGTTATTGAGTGCGGATAAACGGAGTGGTTGTGACATTTTCCCATGTAAGCACGTAGTTTTGTGGGTTAAATTGTCGAGGTAAAACGATAGTTTTCTAGCCGTAGAACATGTATTGCAAAAAACAATCGTGACACAACTGGTAAACTTTTCCACCAGTAAAGTGATGACAGTCCATTTATACTTAAAGGGGCACaggtaaaaattttgttctAGACCAGATACTGTGTCGTATTTCCCACCTATTTCGTATCTAACGGGATTCTTCAGTGATGCCTTTTGTAACTTTGATACTTTGCTAGTCATGGTTGCAGAGAAGAGGAAGGTTTGCCGTTCTTCAGGCATGGCCTAAATAACAAGCTACTGACTTTTATTATGTTATTAAGAGCATCATCAAAATCCATTGACAGTATACGATCTGCCTCATCTAGTATTAGAAACTTGGAAGACTTGAGGAAGAAGCCCTTGGTATTCTCGATGTGATCAGACAATCGGCCAGGCGATGCTACAATCACATGCGGACGTTTAGATAGAGCCATTGCCTGTGAATTCATATCCAATCCTCCCAAAATTGTAGCCACTTCTAATGCGATATTTGCGCCCAAAGCTTTAAATTGTTCCGAAATTTGAGCACATAACTCCCTAGTGGGTGCAAGTGCGACACAAAATAATCTACTCGGTGTTTCTAGCAATGACTGCAATACTGGCAATACGAAAGCTGCGGTTTTACCAGATCCTGTTTCTGCCAATCCGATAATGTCACGACCCTCCAGCGCAGGGGGTATAGTTGCAATTTGTATTGCAGTTGGAGTTTTCCAACCGAGTGATTCGCATGCCTCGCAAAGCTCGGGACAAATTCCCAATTCGGCAAAAGTCTTATTCATGTTAGTCAACTACATTAGAAATCCACTCTCATCTGGGGTATCTTTATATATACACCAGATCGACATTAATGCAATGGCTGACACAGACCTTGATCCTACGACGATCAACAAGGACAATCCCACAGAAGGGCCCCTGTCTCTCATTGCAGAATGCGTTATGGACAATTCCCAAGTGCTAATCAACTGCAGGAACAACAGGAAGATTCTAGCAAGGGTAACTGATGACTTATGTAGGTAAAAGCTTTCGATCGCCATTGTAACATGATTCTAGTTGATGCCAGAGAAATGTGGACTGTAAAAAGTTCGGGGGGCGGGAAACAAAAGTTTGTCAACAAGGATAGGTTCATTTCCAAAATGTTTTTGCGTGGAGATTCTGTAATCGTGGTACTTCGAAATCCTAAGTGACACTATACACTATAGATTTGTCCGTAATGGATAATAAACTCTCCATTTTAATTTGAGATTATATCAcatttgttgataattatataaaattccTAATTAGATGGTTAATAAAACTATTTGATTTAGTGTTTAGTAAAATTGCTCGATATTTAATATCTACTAGAGTATTTGGTGGGAATTTATTGGATGCtgtatcatttaattcgaaaaatttgatatatttgatgCACATGTTGCTAGGGTATAGCGAAGCAATGATTCGGGGGCCTAGTTGATGGACactataattaattattgtataagttttgattatttcaaaattaaaaacacaaatacaaataattaataagtGAATGCGTGCGAATGATTAGCTTTTAGATGTGATACTACCTATGTTATGCTATCATTGATCGTTTCACAAATCTTCTACTTGCATCATTCCCACTTGAACATTTGTATAGCTCTTAAGTGCACTTTTACAAACAATTCTCTGCAGAATCTATTTTATTTGTCTCAATATCACtcaaaatttccaataatTAAACGCAAAATAACCTCCGATTCCGTGTAagtatcaatatcatccaGAGATAACCGTCAAAATATGCTAAATAATAGTGCTATTGATCAGGAAGCTCTTAAAAAACGTATTTTAGGGAATAAGGAGCGATTATGTCagttattaaaaaaaaGGTTTTTTTACATCAGTTCGTTTGAAATATATGGAGGTACATCTGGATTATACGATTACGGACCACCTGGATGTgctttaaaaaatgaaatcGAGAAGTTTTGGCGGGAGTTTTTCATAATACATGACGAAATGTTTGAGATATCAACTGCTTGTTTGACTCCatataatgtattaaaGGCCTCAGGTCACGTTGGAAAATTCACCGATCTAATGGTAAAAGATGAGGTTACTATGGAATGTTTTCGGGCAGATTCATATATTTctgatataatttcaaaatttctTGGGTCAAAAACTAaagaaattgtaaatttccCAGCTAATATTAAGAAATTTGAACAGGCAACATATGAAGAATTGGAGCAATTGCTGGTCACAGTGGGTAATTTATCTGCTGAAGAGCTGGCTGaaattatgaataaatatgaaataatttcacCTTCCGCAAACAAGCTATCACATCCTTTCCCATTTAATTTGATGTTTGAAGTGCAAATAGGGCCAAGTGgtttgtttaataaatcCAAGGATTTATGCACTGGTTTTTTGAGACCAGAAACTGCTCAGGGaatatttactaatttcAATAGACTTATCGAATATAATGGAGGTAAATTACCCTTTGCTGCTGCCCAAATTGGATTAGGCTTTAGAAATGAAATATCTCCAAGAAATGGATTGTTAAGGGTACGTGAATTCACGATGGctgaaattgaatattttgtcAATCCGAAGGAAAAATCTCACAGAAATTATGATAAATTCAAGGATACAGTCCTACCATTATTATCCAAATTCAATCAGACACAAGGTATTGTTGAGCAAATGCCAGTTGCTAGAGCTATAGAATGTggtataattgataataagGCACTGGGTTATTTCATGGCTAAAACATACAAATTCTTAACTTCGTGTGGTATAAACCCCAGTGGCATCAGATTTAGACAGCATATGGATAATGAAATGGCACATTATGCGTGTGATTGTTGGGattgtgaaattttaacatcatATGGATGGATTGAGGTAGTTGGTCATGCTGATAGAATGGCCTACGATTTGACATCCCATGAAAAACACTCAAAAGTACCTTTGAAAGCTCACattaaattggatgatcCTATAATTGTAGATGTCATTAAACCCACAATTAATAAGGCTATAGTAggaaaaattttcaagGAAAAGGGACAGGaaatttgtgaaaaattAAACCAACTAACGGAGCAAAAATATAaagaaattgatgataagCTTAACGAATGCGGGAAATATGAATTAAGTATAGGCGAAAACGTATATCATATTACTAGAGATATGgtacaatttcataaagTATTAGTTAAAGAATATGAGGAATTGATCACGCCTTCTGTTATTGAACCTTCTTATGGTATTGGAAGACTTATTTATTGCGTACTAGAACATGTATTAACCCATAGACAAGGAGATGCTGACAATGATGAAAGAATATATTTGGCAATACCGGCGAAAATCGCACCAATTAAATGTTCAATACTTCCTATATTCAACGATCCAAGATTTGATCAACTTATAGAAAAGTTAGCTACTATATTATCCAAAAGTGGTGTATCATATAAGATTGATACTACCGGTGCATCAATTGGACGCAGATATGCTAGGACTGATGAAATTGGAATTCCTTATgcaataacaattgattttaaGACTTTGGAAGATGGCACCGTTACAATTAGGGAGAGAGAATCAATGTCGCAAGTCAGAGTAGACATCGCTTCTACTGGAGGGATAGTGCATGATTGTGTTAGTGGGTCGATCAGCTGGGAGGACGTTACACGCACACACCCACTTGTTACCGTTTGATAATCATGATTACTTTTGCATCTTATTAACCTTTAATTTTagttttatattaaaatgtttagCGAAGGTGATGTTTTGTTCGAAAAGGAAGAATCCGTTATTAATGTAGTGGATAGTGATGACAACGTTAATGTTCTCGataacaattatacacATGAGTATCAAGGATGGGATGCTATTGAACAATTTAGCCATTTGAGaattaacaaaaaaattagtaaCGTTCCTGGATCTGAAAAGGTTAAAACGGCACTGGATGAACTAACACACCAAAGACTTATAAAGAAAAAATCGCAATCACTAAGATTATATGAACTACTTGAATCTGCAGGAAAGCTTTTTGGCAATGGGCCAAAATGGAGTAACCCAGACCATTCACAATTTAATCGCATGAATGAGGAGAGGATAGAAGTTGGAGATTTGCCTTTGGTTTACATAAAGAAACCTAAATATGCAAGTCAAGAGAAtgaaatgtattattataaactGCAATTTCCGAGTGAACAGCAGAAGTTGCAGGCAAAGAATCGGTATCAGGAGGCTGTGAAGTTTGGATTGATTTTACCAGATAATTCAGAAACAATTAACTACACTGTAAACCAATCTCCTTGGGAAATGGATAAGTATAAAAGCTCATGGGATGAATTATCTAAGGAACTCAAATCTGAGCCATGGAAATCTCAACCTTCCATACTTAAATCGTACATCAAGCTTAAACATAAggaaatatcaataaatattgcaaCAAGTAAAAGCAATGTTGTAAAGGATCaagtaattattacaaGTCAATCAACACAATCTAACGGCAGGAATTTGGGAAAGAAGGTACAAAATCACATCCAATGCACGTTCAATTTACAACCCAAAGTCCCAGTAAATGCAGTTAACGGAGAGATGAGACTTATTGAGTTATTTAACAACTCACAAAGTCGGAATGATACTGCATTAAAAGGTAATATGGGTATTGAAGGCGATTcctttaattttaaatcgAAAAAAAAAGTTCTAGAAGAATTAGACTATTTGAACTCAAATGATTCAGGAGAAATACATAATGATGATGTGAAGTATAGTAAA
The DNA window shown above is from Babesia microti strain RI chromosome III, complete genome and carries:
- a CDS encoding glycyl-tRNA synthetase (overlaps_old_locusTagID:BBM_III00240), with protein sequence MLSLIVSQIFYLHHSHLNICIALKCTFTNNSLQNLFYLSQYHSKFPIIKRKITSDSVDNRQNMLNNSAIDQEALKKRILGNKERLCQLLKKRFFYISSFEIYGGTSGLYDYGPPGCALKNEIEKFWREFFIIHDEMFEISTACLTPYNVLKASGHVGKFTDLMVKDEVTMECFRADSYISDIISKFLGSKTKEIVNFPANIKKFEQATYEELEQLLVTVGNLSAEELAEIMNKYEIISPSANKLSHPFPFNLMFEVQIGPSGLFNKSKDLCTGFLRPETAQGIFTNFNRLIEYNGGKLPFAAAQIGLGFRNEISPRNGLLRVREFTMAEIEYFVNPKEKSHRNYDKFKDTVLPLLSKFNQTQGIVEQMPVARAIECGIIDNKALGYFMAKTYKFLTSCGINPSGIRFRQHMDNEMAHYACDCWDCEILTSYGWIEVVGHADRMAYDLTSHEKHSKVPLKAHIKLDDPIIVDVIKPTINKAIVGKIFKEKGQEICEKLNQLTEQKYKEIDDKLNECGKYELSIGENVYHITRDMVQFHKVLVKEYEELITPSVIEPSYGIGRLIYCVLEHVLTHRQGDADNDERIYLAIPAKIAPIKCSILPIFNDPRFDQLIEKLATILSKSGVSYKIDTTGASIGRRYARTDEIGIPYAITIDFKTLEDGTVTIRERESMSQVRVDIASTGGIVHDCVSGSISWEDVTRTHPLVTV